One Stenotrophomonas maltophilia DNA window includes the following coding sequences:
- a CDS encoding nitroreductase family protein produces the protein MKLRIQRLKRRARPLKSAFQAITGYWYDWARFMKYSGWKLSNRDPAVRNYVTVKIYHRLEKSLSFRNRRTGSGWEALHELLGIIKASGATDTLGFQDKVAVNVLKTFVSETPPPACSVETDSAIRYINDLPSYPEVGGGYTTLSAEAFAAGTLEHPESFFYSRHSIRDYSDHPVDRDLVLRAINLASKSPSVCSRQAWHVYELSDRGQIDLALKHQNGNRGFGHEVPCLLIVAADLRAFDSGYERYQPWIDGGMFAMSIVYALHSLGLGSCCLNWSRTPKQDQALRRDIPIAAQHSVIMMIACGYPNEKIRGCASARRPISEIYTPL, from the coding sequence ATGAAGCTTCGCATTCAGCGCCTGAAACGTCGAGCCCGCCCACTGAAGAGCGCATTCCAGGCCATCACAGGCTATTGGTACGACTGGGCAAGATTCATGAAGTACAGCGGATGGAAGCTGTCGAATCGAGATCCGGCGGTAAGAAACTATGTGACGGTTAAAATTTATCATCGCCTCGAGAAGAGCCTTTCTTTCCGTAATAGACGTACGGGGTCGGGTTGGGAAGCGCTGCACGAGCTCTTGGGCATTATTAAGGCCTCGGGCGCAACGGACACCCTCGGCTTCCAAGATAAAGTCGCAGTCAACGTATTGAAGACCTTTGTTTCGGAGACACCACCGCCTGCGTGTTCAGTCGAGACCGATTCAGCAATTCGCTATATCAATGACCTTCCGTCCTATCCAGAAGTCGGTGGCGGATACACCACGCTGTCCGCCGAGGCATTCGCGGCAGGTACTCTTGAGCATCCAGAGAGCTTCTTTTACAGTCGACACTCTATACGTGACTATTCAGATCACCCTGTGGACCGAGATCTGGTATTGCGCGCGATCAATCTCGCGAGCAAGAGTCCATCAGTGTGCAGCCGTCAGGCATGGCATGTGTACGAGTTGTCAGACAGAGGTCAGATTGATCTTGCTCTGAAGCATCAGAATGGGAATCGCGGTTTCGGCCATGAAGTTCCCTGCCTTTTGATCGTTGCCGCTGACCTGCGCGCGTTTGACTCTGGATACGAGCGCTACCAGCCTTGGATCGATGGCGGCATGTTCGCGATGTCGATCGTTTATGCCCTGCATTCGCTTGGGCTTGGTAGTTGCTGCCTGAACTGGAGCAGGACCCCGAAGCAAGATCAAGCGCTTCGGCGTGATATACCTATTGCTGCGCAGCATAGTGTAATCATGATGATTGCATGCGGGTATCCGAACGAGAAGATTAGAGGATGCGCGTCAGCTCGCCGTCCGATTTCCGAAATTTACACCCCACTCTAA
- a CDS encoding alginate lyase family protein yields the protein MYSSNWLAVLVLCHVAAVAHAHPDTCNLSQPVPTVRQVETTTYYSDSHSSIIDPAKKQQNERDVSEIDVTAVEVAKLANEYSLGNRCSGEQALRILDAWASAKSMTPAIGFQGNVTAMLYGMSFVSSFAQISPLCLKREECDRIKAWLINLSHNGLIFFNTGARKRNNLSYWSSAFAVYTGRFADDPKLIDRGKSGLMRGFSDIGPNGFSLENSRGRRALFYNAYAFTALTWGAAAVSREWLLARAAENPNVSLLERRLEDYSHGNYDQSLYPTPQELVHFPYWRLPWTVATATSAKDVCEDMDPNLKHKVLGGRTDLMLSRIWDLDVTDCRQAPRQP from the coding sequence ATGTATTCATCCAATTGGCTAGCTGTGCTTGTGCTCTGCCATGTCGCCGCTGTCGCACATGCGCATCCGGACACATGTAATCTCAGTCAACCTGTTCCCACTGTGAGGCAAGTAGAGACCACAACATACTATTCCGATAGTCACTCATCCATAATTGACCCGGCGAAAAAGCAGCAGAATGAACGCGATGTATCCGAGATCGACGTCACGGCAGTTGAAGTCGCAAAGCTGGCAAACGAATACAGCCTAGGCAATCGCTGCAGCGGCGAGCAGGCGCTACGCATTCTCGACGCTTGGGCCTCGGCGAAATCAATGACGCCGGCCATTGGATTCCAAGGGAATGTGACAGCCATGCTCTATGGAATGTCATTCGTTTCGTCGTTCGCGCAAATCTCGCCCCTCTGCTTAAAACGGGAGGAGTGCGACCGGATCAAGGCTTGGCTGATCAACCTATCCCACAACGGCCTTATTTTTTTCAATACAGGTGCCCGCAAGCGCAACAACCTTTCGTATTGGAGCTCGGCCTTTGCTGTCTACACCGGCCGTTTTGCAGATGATCCGAAGCTCATAGACAGGGGAAAATCTGGATTGATGCGAGGATTTTCGGATATTGGCCCCAATGGATTCTCGCTTGAGAATAGCCGGGGAAGGCGTGCGCTGTTCTACAACGCCTATGCCTTCACAGCTCTAACTTGGGGCGCTGCAGCCGTCTCAAGAGAATGGTTGCTTGCTCGAGCCGCAGAGAATCCGAACGTTTCCTTGCTGGAGCGCCGACTCGAGGACTATAGCCACGGCAACTACGATCAAAGTTTGTATCCAACACCTCAAGAACTGGTGCATTTCCCTTACTGGCGTTTGCCGTGGACGGTTGCAACGGCTACATCAGCTAAGGATGTTTGCGAAGATATGGACCCTAACCTGAAACATAAGGTTCTCGGCGGCAGGACTGACTTGATGCTAAGTAGGATCTGGGACTTGGATGTGACCGACTGCCGGCAAGCACCCCGTCAGCCCTAG
- a CDS encoding DKNYY domain-containing protein, translating to MKHCRRGDQLQGVPEDPLYAVDDGNVYCDGKPLPGVDRASWRLLGGYFSGDGSRVYHLERKLQRVDAATWRWLEGSWSRDATQLFTMHLVGKDAGVRALHGFE from the coding sequence ATGAAGCACTGCCGGCGTGGCGACCAGCTGCAAGGGGTGCCAGAGGACCCGCTGTACGCCGTTGATGACGGCAACGTCTACTGCGATGGGAAGCCGCTGCCCGGGGTGGATCGCGCGAGCTGGCGGCTGTTGGGCGGGTACTTTTCGGGCGATGGCAGCCGGGTCTACCACCTGGAGCGGAAGCTCCAGCGGGTGGATGCGGCGACGTGGCGCTGGCTGGAGGGGAGCTGGTCGCGGGATGCGACGCAGTTGTTCACCATGCATCTGGTGGGGAAGGATGCCGGGGTGCGGGCGCTGCACGGGTTCGAGTGA
- a CDS encoding DKNYY domain-containing protein — MFHQGRLLRKADAASFEFIPAHFLIGRDAHAVYHAWTRQTSIDRDSFRQCGAYWLDNHAVYFENETSLKAMAEADCTTFRDLGGGYGADNEGG, encoded by the coding sequence GGCCGATGCAGCGAGCTTCGAGTTCATTCCGGCGCACTTCCTTATCGGGCGCGATGCGCACGCGGTCTATCACGCGTGGACCCGGCAGACTTCCATCGACCGCGACAGCTTCCGCCAGTGCGGCGCGTACTGGCTGGACAACCACGCCGTCTACTTCGAGAACGAGACCTCGCTGAAGGCGATGGCCGAGGCAGATTGCACGACGTTTCGCGATCTCGGCGGCGGCTATGGTGCCGATAACGAGGGGGGCTGA